Proteins co-encoded in one Carcharodon carcharias isolate sCarCar2 chromosome 7, sCarCar2.pri, whole genome shotgun sequence genomic window:
- the gpr27 gene encoding probable G-protein coupled receptor 27 — protein sequence MANASELEETNSSLQNYAITASAVKLASLGLIICISLTGNLLLSFLIFKEPSLHRAPYYFLLDLCLADIVRSLLCFPFVMISISSGSAWTYSLLSCKIIAFAAVLFCFHAAFMMFCISITRYMAIAHHRFYSKRMTVWTCVAVICMVWTLSVAMAFPPVFDVGTYKFIREEEQCIFEHRYVKANDTLGFMLMLAVIIAATHMVYVKLIFFVYDHRKMKPAQLIPAISQNWTFHGPGATGQAAANWIAGFGRGPTPPTLVGIRQTTHNQNKRLLVLDEFKMEKRIGRMFYIITVLFLLLWSPYIVACYLRVFVKASTIPQVYLTAAVWMTFAQAGVNPILCFIFNKELRICFRTHFPCFQSTQTPREAYCVI from the coding sequence ATGGCGAACGCCAGTGAGCTCGAAGAGACCAACAGTTCTCTTCAAAATTACGCCATCACCGCCTCCGCCGTCAAACTGGCTTCTCTGGGATTGATCATCTGCATCAGCCTGACCGGGAACCTCCTGCTCTCCTTCCTCATCTTCAAAGAGCCGAGCCTGCATCGGGCTCCCTATTACTTCCTCCTGGACCTGTGCCTGGCCGACATTGTCCGCTCGCTCCTCTGTTTCCCCTTTgtcatgatctccatcagcagcGGCTCGGCGTGGACCTACAGCCTGCTCAGCTGCAAGATCATCGCCTTTGCCGCCGTCCTCTTCTGCTTCCACGCCGCCTTCATGATGTTCTGCATCAGCATCACCAGGTACATGGCCATCGCCCACCACCGCTTCTACTCCAAGAGAATGACCGTGTGGACTTGCGTGGCGGTCATCTGCATGGTGTGGACCCTCTCGGTGGCCATGGCCTTTCCACCCGTCTTCGACGTGGGCACCTACAAATTCatccgggaggaggagcagtgcATCTTCGAGCACCGCTACGTGAAGGCGAACGACACCCTGGGCTTCATGCTGATGCTGGCGGTCATCATCGCTGCCACACACATGGTCTACGTCAAGCTCATCTTCTTCGTGTACGACCACCGCAAGATGAAACCCGCCCAGCTGATCCCGGCCATCAGCCAAAACTGGACGTTTCACGGCCCTGGGGCCACGGGCCAAGCAGCCGCCAACTGGATCGCTGGCTTCGGCAGAGgaccaactccccccaccctggTAGGTATCAGGCAGACCACCCACAACCAGAACAAGAGACTCCTCGTTTTAGATGAATTCAAGATGGAAAAGAGAATAGGGAGGATGTTCTACATCATCACCGTCCTCTTTCTGCTGCTCTGGTCCCCTTACATTGTCGCATGCTACCTGCGGGTCTTTGTCAAAGCCAGTACCATTCCACAGGTCTACCTGACCGCTGCAGTGTGGATGACATTTGCCCAGGCGGGGGTCAACCCCATCTTATGCTTTATCTTCAACAAAGAGCTGAGGATTTGCTTCAGAACCCACTTCCCTTGTTTTCAAAGCACACAGACGCCCAGGGAAGCTTACTGCGTTATTTAA